GGCgttattgtgtttgtgtgtctgtggttgTGTTGTGGTGTAACTTTAAAGAGACAAAGTTGGtctaaaatagaaaacaagGCTACCCTGATGTCACCCTGGAAGGGGCGAGGGACTTTAACTTTTAGGctatttcaaatatatttttaggtttttcaGAGCAAGCAGTCTGCTCCCTTTAAGACTTAAGATGAGCAATACAACTTCAGCACTCCAACTCTGGGTATTTGACCACATTCAAATGATTCTGACAAACAAATAACCATCATCCTTGCTCTTTGTTTACTTGCAAATTAATCTCAAAAACACAGCCTGTCTTTAGACCATTTAAAAAGAAGTGATACTGTTTTAATATTCTGATTCACCCACATGCAATTACAGTCTCTAGCTCTGCTAGAGTGAATCTAAAAAGTTTCTGATTGAAGCAATCTGTGAATCTTTATGGATGCAATGTTTTTGGGAGTGATAGTGAGATTGAAAATGACAAACTAGAATGGCCTTCCACTAGGAGAGAAGTGCCATATGAcaatgaacacaaacacaaggttgcccataaggggggataaagaggagagatgGCAAATGGGGGTCCCATGGAGGtaagcaaaatcatgatccattgtaaaattaatcggtgataaccatattttatgttCAATCTGAATATTAACCACTATTATCAgatcaaaaatgaatgaatgaagtagaaaagtagaagaaactggcAACTTTAGCggaaaaataatttcagaattttgaaatgatgcaaaaatgggcaacgaatagcaaaacttggtttaaaagtggcagaaaaagtaagtttttgacaaaaagaggttaaatattgcaaaaaaaatggcaggagGTTAACAGTGGCTTAGATTGGCTATAGTAGCAACAAAAGGGGCAACAATTTGTCAAAAGATGTTATAATGGAAATgagtggtgaaaatgtgttaaaagaggcaaaaaggtgttaaaagcagcggtggaaagtaactaattacatttactcagatttcTCTAATTGGCAAGTTTTTGTGCTTAGGTGTGcttttttcagtaaattttgaaatcagtgcTTTTTCTTCTACTTCTACTAAGTAAGTTTTACAGTAAGTAAATATTAGTAAGTATTAGTATTAGTAAGTATTAGTAAgtttttttacttgagtacagtactcttgtactttttccatttctgtggactacaaagaagaagagagagagaatgattccacatcacatcccaaaacagcaaaaaccgAGGTATTGATATCTCAGGATTAAACATTTCCTAGTTGTTTTTAATTCCCAAAGTgtgattttaactccattctcaGTGAAATAGTCTTCAATGTTTGAgattttgacagtgttgatccaccagtctTAGTTCAACCCTGTAAAGAGTCATTGAATAAAAGCggaaaaagtggtgtaaattggttaaaagtggggtTTTTCCACCGAGATACCACTAGGAGGCCATAGCCAGATGCCAGTTGTCATAATGCTTGTGCAGCCCAGCTTCCACCTTCTCACTGTGACTGTCAATGAATATGCTTGCTTTATGGCCTACACTAATGGATAATAATGTGTACATTTGATTTCTTTACTGATAACGTAAGGGAAACTTTCAGTAGACTTTAACATAACTGGtaatatttatgtgttttttagtaattttttttgtttatttggaaaAGCAATTTTTACAGAACTTTCCTTTCGGGTACAACTGAATTTCCACACCTCCATTGTGGTCGAGAAAATGATCATTGCCAATCCAGATTTTTAGCAGAATAAAAGAACGATTAGAACAAGTGGGCGGGAGGTGAGGGTTGCTCCATTACTTTTCATATcagtaaaaaacacattaaagtgtaTGTGTTTACAAACCTAAACAGAAATGTATATCATGTAAGTGGTTTCATATTACATTCAGTTCACAGAGATTACCggttttacattttctgtccattttgacCAAATCCCCCAAAAAGATTCcctttgacctttgaaaaaaaaagacatcttcAGAATGTAAATATCCTGTACAATATCGATCCATTCTTCAACTGTGGGTGCTTCaggttttaaccattttctaGTTATAGTCTTTTTGCTTGCTGCCCACAGCTTTTTATCTTTCAGAGTCCAGTTATCGAATGAACTGTCTCCCTAATACAGGGCTTCACACTTACAGGGACTTTTTTCAGTAAGGACATTGTTTAAATGTTCACATTTGCGTTGTTTGTCCCACAGAGTCTCCAACAGGTGTCTCCACTGCCctggtgtttttttcttggCAGGAGTTCCAAAAAATCTAATGGTGTTTTTCCAATAGAAATCCCTCCGTGTGTTGGAGCTTCAGGCCATCCATTGtaatttgtagatttttttttcccagctttCAATTGAATTGAATAGATTTTCCTTCTTTCTCCCACTCATTTCTTAATAATATTTATGTATTGGTTAACTTATAATAATTTAGAGCAGAATTACTGTTATAGAAGTAAAAGTCTTCTGAATTGATTAAGAGTAAAGGGATCAAATTTATATTTAACTGTGTGGTTAACTGTTTTTTGTAATCTCTGAAAATAGAAATGAGcccatgttaaaatgtaaaaactgcagcagtATGATACGTTTTTGGAGTGACAGCATATAGTGGATGAAGTAGAATCAGGTGGCAGGTGAAGAGTAAAATTTTAACttgtttaaagatttttcaCACACATCACTTGATGTTTCATTGTATTCCACGCGTTTTTTAGTGGCTGACTACTGGGATCAAATTTGGCTTAAAACAGGTATTAGAGTGAGGTTGTGAAACAGCAGCCATGTATGTGAAAGCTACAAAGTGACTTTAAGGCTTCAATGAAAAGCATTAAATCCCCAGACATGCTGTATCTTTTTCATTTATCATGCCCCTTGCAGCAGATTTACGTGCTATTCCAGTGTAACGATGAGTAAAAGGCTTTAGATGGTGAATAATACTGCCAGCCTTAAGCCTCTGCAGGTGTTACACTAGACAaagaatttgatttaaaaggaCCCTTATGTCAGATTATGCATCAATTGCTTTTGCCACGTATACAGCCTTCACCGCCAATACATAACAGGCTCTTCAGATAAATATGCAAAGGTTCAGGATACCGTGTACAAAGTGACACATGAGCTGATTGGTTGCTTCAAGGATCTGGGATTtactctttctctttctttcttttattgtcTTTGTCTCCCTCCCCTGCTGCCTGACAATCTCTTGTCTCATTCTTTTTCAGTCACATGAGTTGGCAAGTGTCAGATCATTTAGATCACAATGAGACTGGAGGTAAAATACGCTTTCTATCACTCATAGGCTGACAGAAACCATCAGCCTTTCCCACCCTTTAAATCTAGCTATCTGGTGTCCTTTCATATCATAGGATCATTCTCTAACTGGgtaattttaagataaaaagtctTTTCTTTCCAAACACACTCCTCTCATAAAACCTTTTACAATCTGGGTCACTAGGTTTCAAGATCCTCTTCTCTGTCTTTAGGCTTTTCGCTGTACTATTTTAGACGCAATGTTTATGTTAAAACCCCACTCTGTTTTCAAACCAGTGTTCTGTCAAATTGACCCCTTATAATGTGAATTTTGACATCATCTTCCATATAACACATAATGTATTTAAGAAAATCAGTCTAATCAAACTCTAAGTAAAGAAATGATGAGTGGCTTTAAAGAAGCTTGTGTATCTTAATTTAATAACCTGACACTCACTGCTTCACATAGTCATGGTAGACGATAGGTGTAACATGCATCTGAACAACagccatagacggtgtttgagATGGGCAGAACACACTGTATTAAAAAGGTCCACCTGCATAGGAAATGGCACAGAGGAACACCGTAGCAGCAGGGAAACAGAAAGTGATACCATACActtactgtgtcagtggcacccaggctttagtgttgattggctagtactTGTGACATCTAGCCTATCAAATTGTGTTGTATACAAAACTTTAGTAAGACTGTGGGGAGATAAAATAAAGCCAAAGGGTAAGACACACTCTgcagtggagccaaagtagcacactttTTGATGAATTGATTTTATCCATAAatcggtaaaaaaaaaaaaaatgccaatatTGATAATTGTCCAAATTACAAATATCAGCCTAATTGATCAGTCAGGCTGATAATCAGTCGACCCTTTAGTTGAATACACCTTCTTGGCCTAGCCAAATGTTGTCTATGGTTGGGAAATACTGggtatgaatgtttttaaagtttcaggCCAGATTAGACAAGGTTTTTATTCGACATAGAGGACTTGCTTTAAATGCATTCAAACTATATAGGAATGTTCCCTCTTCAATTTCTAAGTCCAAATAAAAGGAAATGAGAAATGTGTTGCTGTCAACTAGACGTCCatcaaaaaaaaatattgcaaatgaAGTTGCAGTGAGATAAATGCATTAATGACACAATAAACCCCATTAGAGTCACAGTTTAAATGATCCCCAACACATTTATTTTGACCAGATCTGATGCATTCAACACTGACCAATGATATTAATACAGTTCTGTACAGTGATTAAATGTCAGCATATAGTaacactttttttccacaaagaAAGACATACTGTGAATTTCAAACGTTCCCATGATATTGACAGATTTTAGTACTAGAAAAATAATTACCCTTTTTGCTGAAAAAGGGTAGATTTCTCTAGGTTTGTACATTAAAAATCATTCATTATTCAGTGACATTCTCACAACTTGTTCATATACTGCATTAGTTTTCTTTTGGTTCCCTGATGTCTTTGATTGTAGCAACTTAAAGTACATCCAGATCAGGTATTGTAAGTTAAGTGATTCCATAGAAATGTTCTATAATGTTTATCAGTTGGCTTTAGAGGATTTGTTTGACATTTGAGTGATAATGAACATTTATCTGGTCATCTTGCTGAGAATTGGGCTGCATGACAATCTGTCAAGCTCCCATAATAAATATGAGCCAAGAAGTTTTTGCATGCAGCCATTTAACGCTTTAATATtgtctttaatcttttttaactttattgcTTTATAGTCAAATTGCACAATTCAGACTCCAAAACAAAAGCTACCAATTGACAGAGCAGTGAATCACTATGAAAATCGTGAACCCTGAAGAGACAGACTGGCACAGTTTGAAGGTCTTAATCAACATTATGCTTTTTATGTACTAAATCTCTCTGATTGGCATCTCATTAATCTAGTTTGTACTGTTGGAATAAAATTCAGATTATTTTTCATTCACAATTgcttcaaacatttaaacagttattattactattaaaacaaattttacaATTACATTTGTCAGACATTTGTTACAATGAAAATAAGCACTGTAGTAACAAATAAAGTGCATTGATGATATTTGAGGCAGATTTTTATCACAAGAGACTATAGATGTGAACATTTGTAATCTTCCCATCTATTACAGAGAAAAAATCTCTGCTGTTATTGATGTTGATAATGTTGACAGAGGTACTGTAGGTTTGGCTTCTATGAAAAGGCTTGTAAAGCACTCTGATGTAGAATTGTGAGAAAGAGATCTGTAAATAGAAGAAAGGAGGGTTAGTTGCCGGGGGTTAGAAACTTGAAAGTTTTTCTTCCATTTACATTTCTCagcactgattttttaaaaatctttgtaCAATGACTTTACCTATTTCACATTGTTGACATTTGAAGTAGAGCTGGGCAGTTAGTTGCAAGTTAGGTTGAATAGCAATATGgcttgctgcaattttcaaatcgcagacagtgcaatattttttttatcctgaaatgCATCCAAATACCAATTTGATACAGGCTTTTGCAGCAGAGGTTTCATGCTCTACACATTGTGCATACatacaagtgtctttttttttcagaatagtttactaaaatcctactttccCTGTTCGTGTAgatatttttcttaatcaagatgagaataacataaaaaaattattatccCTTTAGTACAGCAATCTATATCAAATTTtctatatgagccaaaatcccaattagatatttttctaatattgtgttggttataatatagaatgatttatgcTTATATTTGTTAAATAATATATAAGATGAGGgacctaaaaataatcacattttaaatcactATCACAATATTGgagaaaataatcagaaatagattattttcccaaattgttcagccctaatttgaaTTACAAATAAGGTGATAATTGGGGACATAGACCTAGGGCGCCCTTATACCAAATAGTCTGTACCCTGCTCAAGCATGATTGAGCCCCAAACTCTGTTGGACTAGCCAAAGTGCTCTGCACCCTGCTCAAGTAGGATCCCTGACATCGATACAAAAAGTGAACTTTTGCATGTACAAAAGCACAGGTTGGGGCACAGATGTCACATACAATCGAGAAAATCTCCTCTCGGCAATCATTTTAAGCAATGGCGGAGTGTTAGAGAGCTAGACctgaccaaaatgactcaaagcCAGGAAGTTTAGCCTGTCACACACTAAAAGAGGGGGATCATATTTCAGCAGGgtacaggattttttttcctttgtgtgagtgcacccttttattctttttcatgCCAAatgtaagatttgaaaattgatACCACTATCACACACAAAAAGGCATGAACCAGTACAGTCTGCTTAGTTTAGCATAAAAATAGGAAATGGCAAAAGCACCTTGTCTGGCTTTATTAGGAGGCAACAAAATtaggtcaaaatgtttgtttttctgtacaGTAACACAAGTGCTTTAAAATATATCAGTGTGAGCAGTATAACCTCCTTAAAACAAGATGTGCAGGTTTTACCATGTAAATAGAGATATTCAGCTGCTGGTAGGCAAATTCTATCCCATCTGGTCAGAGCCAATCTCGCGGTTTCTTCCTGATccactgttttaaatgcaaacataTGTTTACTATGTTCTGGCTCCTGCTTAGTGATTTAGAAAAAGGATATGTATGATATTCAGCATGAAAATGAAAttcatattttccaaaaatgcaaaagtattcctttaaaatcaaatataccTGAATGCGGTCACAAAACACAAGCTTGCTGCTTATAAATCCCCCTATCCCTCAGTTTTTCTCCCCATGTGGGGGTGACCTGTCTCGCTGAAAGAGCAGGGTTACACCCTTCCTGAAGCGGTGGTCCCTGACACTGTAAATAATCACATTACAGCAACTGTTTCCTGTCAGGATCCAgaaggcaaaaaaggaaaagttaCACCAGGTGTATCCCACTACGTTCCCCAGTACAAATACTGCGATGGGAGTGAAGGATGCTGTGAAGGCGAATGTTAGTATGCCAATTGTCTTGGCAGCTTTGATGTCTGAAAAGGAAGGCCTGTGAGGGCATCCTCCCCCTCCTGTTCCCACTCCTCCCCCTCCGTCACTCAGGCTCCCCTCCGAGAGCAGTTTGCGTTTTCTTGAATACTGTCGGATGCTGGTGAAAGACACAATGTTGACAGCTAATGTGCCACCAAGCAGTGTGAAGTCAAACGCTGGGAACAAGAGCAAAATGTTGGCATCAGATGGCAGCTGGCCCCCAAACAACAGAGGGGTGTAGTTACACATGCGACTGCACTCATTGTACTCTAGAGTGAAATTGCTGCTGAAGAGGAGAGGTGCTAAAGCCAACAAGAAGCTAGCAGCCCAAGACAGCAGTATAAGGAACAGAGTTCGCCTGCGGGTCACTAAGGCGTCCTTGTGGAGTGGCCGTAGGATTGCAACACTTCGCTCAAGTGTCATGAGGAAGATGGTGCTAATGGAGACAAAGGTGCATCCAGCAAACACTGGGCCGATCAACATGCAGGGCTGCCAAGGGCTTACTGTTCCCCCAACAGAAGAGGAGGCGGCTGGGGAAGTCGTGCTACCCTGATACCAGATAGGAGGAGCACTTGTCACCATCAGTGAGATCTCAGTGTAGACAGAGAAAGGGACCACAAGGACACCAACCATCATGTCTGCTATGGCCAGAGAGACTGTCGGAGAGAGGAAACAAAAGAGGGCAAAAGTAAAGCattaagggtttttttcttgctcttgagttaaaatatctcagtttaaaaattatttattatgGAAACCTGTGATTAATATGGAAGTTTCTTCTTTAATTATTCAGGGAATTACGTATTTCATGCAGCATCTTGATATAAAAGATGAGTGTGAATATCGCCATCTTTTCAATAAGTTGAGGCACTGTTATAAAATGTACTGACTTTCATAAACCTTCtctcttgttttgtgttgtgAATAGCTTAAGAAAATCATCAGTGATCAACATTTTGTTGGTTAAACCTCATTAACAAACTACTTCCATCTCCCCAACAATGATGAGTTGTACAACGGTACACATCATTTACCTTTCAGGTATCCCTGTGGCGTACGGGACTGCCTCGTTTGCACAAAGACAGTAAGGGTGACCACATTTCCAACCACTATGGCGAACGCCAGGCTGACCATGAACACTACTGCCAAAGCACGATTGATAAATCCACAGCAGCAAAGGGTACAGAGAGGGGCCAGTGAATAGCATGATTCGAGTCCCGCCTGGGCATCTCCAGTCAGATTAAAAGGAGCATCCGTAGCCTGAAGCAGACCTGTTGCGCTCCCAGGAACACTCACGTTGGAAAGCAGTGCAGTCATGGCCCAGGATGCACTCCTTTTACCCCTTAAGATGTGAAAGAGTTGGAATTGGTGAGAAAATCATGCCTTAAAGTGAAAATGTATCCTGaggaaagatgaaaaaagacaTGGAATTACTCAAACtatctttaaaaacaatgatCATTAAGCATTACTGGATT
This sequence is a window from Cheilinus undulatus linkage group 1, ASM1832078v1, whole genome shotgun sequence. Protein-coding genes within it:
- the LOC121514706 gene encoding trace amine-associated receptor 13c-like, with the protein product MTALLSNVSVPGSATGLLQATDAPFNLTGDAQAGLESCYSLAPLCTLCCCGFINRALAVVFMVSLAFAIVVGNVVTLTVFVQTRQSRTPQGYLKVSLAIADMMVGVLVVPFSVYTEISLMVTSAPPIWYQGSTTSPAASSSVGGTVSPWQPCMLIGPVFAGCTFVSISTIFLMTLERSVAILRPLHKDALVTRRRTLFLILLSWAASFLLALAPLLFSSNFTLEYNECSRMCNYTPLLFGGQLPSDANILLLFPAFDFTLLGGTLAVNIVSFTSIRQYSRKRKLLSEGSLSDGGGGVGTGGGGCPHRPSFSDIKAAKTIGILTFAFTASFTPIAVFVLGNVVGYTWCNFSFFAFWILTGNSCCNVIIYSVRDHRFRKGVTLLFQRDRSPPHGEKN